Proteins encoded in a region of the Pelmatolapia mariae isolate MD_Pm_ZW linkage group LG6, Pm_UMD_F_2, whole genome shotgun sequence genome:
- the LOC134628635 gene encoding phosphoinositide 3-kinase regulatory subunit 6, whose amino-acid sequence MTNMALWDSSNNMCSMEPTADGSPTVPEPELYRSIQAVLPRETDQLQHSDCFNKGMLRWTLHKKVQKNPASSLSLVWLLIKELEKAERWDSRKCIIPLLHTLMYAIFQTAYIPDELYKRVYDFCKRLLTFPHPYCTVGLSYTRQIKTERFIPGLMYQRMVIAEQRLKTVHYPFQERVFVLAEPEVFSESLVTVVSGDFEVSATSSGQFLNPLDHMRSVVQHSIQAALGEEQCHGPKLAQALKDMGQEVEPYFQEVLASLEQSLEEGVRGEGGVLRSRLLQLYNEILANADSAPLSGGPLCDCPLPNPEMSFHLWTADLDIWRELAKWLRSSSMSEQFSIIEEQEDPELGESPIDMMPCDMTRFSIMSNDSGIERDLPPSTEPSQLSSLDAVSMTGPWEQSKNEQDSRLLRRGGIKMKPSVKDSMVLIQENMEDQASLTGVGGSGGRGGRRGMALQRRAGSSVMHNPFSKQQRQLTARIVIMGSDRVLGRLAKAYYFFRKREARRLFLTMKVDLQFYYIPVCSPRSPSSPVKENHQQSKGDSCTLGSYLSNVDPWYNCNIKSLGRMIPNLAKMQQASNERQKEPFISDIISYYVRTGQQPVYFAIYFVKISFNNITKEPVEEVFLTHLDMEFPEFRHIAASVRGDKHRKSSGEVCGAMVSMNYRKVTLSGRDIDEGISVRMTGARINAIPSNEAEDLNCLTLMINETSVKTKNNTVEPPKFRTSNIKIRTLERRSFTVTLDRDDSRTYRNVQSIEVSPCVDPGYSVQKTMRSKYKLEEDKDAGLSKYMNKGLPLPINTFAGIIN is encoded by the exons ATGACCAACATGGCCCTGTGGGATAGCTCAAACAACATGTGTAGTATGGAGCCAACAG CTGACGGCTCCCCTACAGTTCCAGAGCCAGAGCTCTACCGGAGCATCCAGGCTGTGCTGCCCAGAGAAACAGACCAGCTGCAGCACTCTGACTGTTTCAACAAAG ggATGCTGAGATGGACGCTTCATAAGAAGGTTCAAAAGAATCCTGCAAGTAGCTTGTCTCTGGTGTGGTTACTGATAAAGGAGCTGGAAAAG GCGGAGAGATGGGACTCTCGCAAATGCATCATCCCATTGCTCCACACACTGATGTATGCCATTTTCCAG ACAGCATATATTCCAGATGAACTCTACAAGCGTGTTTACGACTTCTGTAAGAGACTGCTGACGTTTCCTCACCCCTATTGCACTGTGGGCCTTAGCTACACAAGACAGATAAAAACTGAACGCTTCATTCCAG GTCTGATGTACCAGAGGATGGTCATAGCTGAGCAGAGATTAAAAACCGTGCACTATCCCTTCCAAGAGAG ggtttttgttttagctGAACCAGAGGTCTTCTCTGAGTCCTTGGTGACAGTTGTGTCGGGGGATTTTGAGGTATCGGCTACATCTTCAGGTCAATTTCTAAATCCTCTAGATCACATGCGCAGTGTGGTACAACACTCCATACAGGCTGCTTTAGGAGAAGAGCAGTGCCATGGGCCAAAACTCGCTCAAGCCCTCAAG GACATGGGGCAAGAAGTTGAGCCATATTTTCAGGAAGTGTTGGCGTCGCTAGAGCAGAGCTTGGAGGAGGGCGTCAGAGGGGAGGGGGGAGTGCTGAGGAGCCGTCTTCTCCAGCTGTACAACGAGATTCTTGCCAATGCAGACTCAG CACCATTGTCTGGTGGACCACTATGTGACTGCCCTCTTCCTAACCCAGAGATGAGCTTCCACCTGTGGACAGCGGATCTGGATATTT GGCGAGAGCTGGCCAAGTGGCTTCGATCCAGTTCCATGTCAGAGCAGTTCTCCATCATTGAAGAGCAGGAGGACCCCGAGTTGGGTGAATCGCCCATTGACATGATGCCATGTGACATGACGCGCTTTTCAATTATGTCCAACGACAGCGGTATTGAAAGGGACCTGCCGCCCAGCACTGAGCCATCCCAACTGTCATCTTTGGATGCCGTCAGCATGACTGGACCATGGGAACAATCCAAAAA TGAGCAAGACTCAAGACTGTTGAGGCGCGGAGGCATCAAAATGAAACCAAGCGTAAAAGACAGTATGGTGCTGATACAGGAAAATATGGAGGACCAAGCAAGCCTCACAGGAGTGGGAGGAAGtggagggaggggaggaagaagagggatGGCTTTGCAGAGAAGAGCAGGAAGCAGTGTGATGCACAACCCCTTCTCCAAGCAGCAGAGACAACTTACTGCCAGGATAGTCATCATGGGCAGTGACAGGGTGCTGGGCCGCCTAGCTAAAGCTTATTACTTCTTCAG AAAAAGGGAAGCACGAAGGCTTTTTCTCACAATGAAAGTCGACCTCCAGTTTTACTACATCCCTGTTTGCAGTCCCAGGAGTCCCAGCTCCCCAGTCAAA GAAAACCACCAACAATCCAAGGGGGATTCCTGCACTCTTGGTTCCTATTTGAGCAACGTTGACCCATGGTACAACTGCAACATCAAGAGCTTGGGTAGAATGATTCCCAACCTGGCTAAAATG CAACAAGCAAGCAACGAGAGGCAAAAAGAGCCCTTCATCTCTGATATAATTTCATATTATGTCCGTACTGGTCAGCAGCCGGTCTACTTCGCTATCTACTTTGTTAAG ATCTCATTCAACAACATTACAAAGGAGCCAGTGGAGGAAGTGTTTCTTACCCATCTGGACATGGAGTTCCCTGAATTCAGGCATATCGCTGCATCAGTTAGAG GAGATAAACACAGGAAGAGCTCGGGGGAGGTATGCGGAGCTATGGTCTCAATGAATTACAGAAAg GTGACATTAAGTGGCCGTGACATCGATGAAGGGATTTCGGTCAGGATGACAGGTGCTCGGATCAATGCCATTCCTTCCAATGAAGCAGAAG ATCTAAACTGTCTGACACTGATGATAAACGAAACCTCCGTAAAGACGAAAAACAACACTGTG GAGCCGCCAAAGTTTCGAACCAGCAACATTAAAATTCGCACTTTGGAGAGACGTTCTTTCACTGTTACACTGGACAGAGATGATTCCAGGACCTACAGAAATGTGCAGAG catCGAGGTCTCGCCCTGTGTGGATCCAGGATACTCTGTCCAGAAAACAATGAGGTCCAAATACAAGTTGGAAGAGGATAAAGATGCTGGACTGAGCAAGTACATGAACAAAGGACTTCCTCTGCCAATTAATACATTTGCTGGCATCATCAACTGA